From Riemerella anatipestifer ATCC 11845 = DSM 15868, a single genomic window includes:
- a CDS encoding winged helix-turn-helix domain-containing protein yields MIDINRLNKEFENRVRLGIMSVLIVNEWVDFTEMKTILQVTDGNLASHSNALEKAGYIEMKKEFVGKKPKTSYKATLEGKEAFNNHINLLEQLLKK; encoded by the coding sequence ATGATTGATATTAACCGACTCAATAAAGAATTTGAAAATAGGGTAAGGCTAGGAATAATGTCTGTACTCATAGTGAATGAATGGGTTGATTTTACGGAAATGAAAACGATTTTACAAGTAACCGATGGTAACTTGGCAAGCCATAGTAATGCACTAGAAAAAGCTGGATATATAGAAATGAAAAAAGAATTTGTAGGAAAAAAGCCTAAAACCTCTTATAAAGCCACACTAGAGGGCAAAGAAGCATTTAATAACCATATCAATTTATTAGAACAACTTTTAAAAAAATAA
- a CDS encoding DUF4153 domain-containing protein translates to MKKHYLIFGSTLVFVILFYQENLGVNLGILGVLLSLVTLIITPKQRKTKTFLSLFVLSLFSSFAFAWYGDFVSFAALITSVLLLRYKAQNRNMKAILALPIGIINGFTFVCKFFNFDYWLDVKSSSSDSRKGRLFIWLIPLLFFVTFFFIYSTASKHFSDLLNFDWNLDIPQILALSALGFYLTFNYWLFSAEKFSLKYNRLLSNQFEKNFHLKKPTPTYSFIDIDSERMSGVASFVVLNLLLLIFICTFNYEQFFEDRISASQLSSDTHQRINTIIISIIMAVLVILFYFKSHFNFDEKAKHLKLLAKVWLLLNAVLVISAGIKNTEYILHFGLTYKRLGVYIFLILCIIGLFFTYLKVINKKTNAYLFNYMFWYFYGTILACSFINWGSLITTYNINTGKGQDYDFIQSLDFNHQQIIDNYYRKNPQIYFHDKEYMKQDIKSNKNNSFLSKSIYYETLPSDF, encoded by the coding sequence ATGAAAAAACATTATTTAATTTTCGGAAGCACACTGGTGTTTGTTATTCTTTTTTACCAAGAGAATCTCGGCGTTAATCTAGGAATTTTGGGAGTCTTACTAAGTCTTGTTACTCTCATTATCACTCCAAAACAAAGAAAAACCAAAACCTTTCTAAGTCTCTTTGTGCTAAGTCTATTTTCGTCTTTTGCCTTTGCTTGGTATGGGGACTTTGTTTCTTTTGCCGCCCTCATCACTTCCGTTTTATTACTCAGATATAAAGCTCAAAATAGAAATATGAAGGCAATCCTAGCACTTCCCATAGGCATTATAAATGGATTTACATTTGTATGCAAATTCTTTAATTTTGACTATTGGCTTGATGTAAAATCTTCTTCTTCGGACTCAAGAAAAGGGCGGTTATTTATCTGGCTTATTCCTTTGTTATTTTTTGTTACCTTTTTCTTCATTTACAGTACCGCTAGTAAACATTTTTCTGACTTGCTCAACTTTGATTGGAATCTAGATATTCCTCAAATCCTTGCACTAAGTGCTTTAGGTTTTTACCTCACTTTTAACTATTGGTTATTCTCTGCCGAAAAATTCAGTTTAAAATACAATCGTTTACTTAGTAACCAATTTGAGAAAAATTTTCATTTAAAAAAGCCTACTCCCACCTATTCTTTTATTGATATAGATTCTGAAAGAATGAGCGGCGTAGCCTCTTTTGTGGTGCTTAATTTACTTCTCCTCATCTTTATTTGCACCTTTAATTATGAACAGTTTTTTGAAGACAGAATCTCTGCAAGTCAACTTTCTTCAGATACTCATCAGCGCATCAACACCATCATCATTTCCATTATTATGGCGGTATTGGTAATATTATTTTATTTTAAATCTCACTTTAATTTTGATGAAAAAGCCAAACACCTAAAACTATTAGCTAAAGTTTGGCTACTACTCAATGCTGTTTTGGTAATATCAGCAGGCATAAAAAACACTGAATACATCTTACATTTTGGACTTACTTACAAAAGATTAGGTGTTTATATATTCCTTATTTTATGCATCATAGGACTATTTTTCACCTATCTTAAGGTCATCAATAAAAAGACTAACGCTTACCTTTTCAACTATATGTTTTGGTATTTCTATGGCACTATTCTAGCGTGTAGTTTTATCAATTGGGGAAGCCTAATTACTACCTATAATATAAATACAGGAAAAGGGCAAGATTATGATTTTATTCAAAGTCTTGACTTTAATCATCAGCAAATTATTGATAACTATTACCGTAAAAATCCACAAATATATTTCCACGATAAGGAATATATGAAGCAAGACATCAAGAGTAACAAAAATAATTCGTTCCTATCCAAAAGCATTTATTATGAAACTTTGCCTTCTGATTTTTAG